Proteins from one Fragaria vesca subsp. vesca linkage group LG6, FraVesHawaii_1.0, whole genome shotgun sequence genomic window:
- the LOC101296598 gene encoding uncharacterized protein LOC101296598 — MAPFPCSSERTAASALLLLTVTPPPPQPPKGGFDDGGESSVVRSELGKSEITNFGEQSFVSGDSKSCCTSLLARSSEETQARTIRMITLAALHRDVKLRAVQKNRSKIQTGVTFNSWRTRSGVKVAMTTSFASTSSESSCLSTSSSAAYSSARSRHSYEPKLAGSWSRLASIGEHTRKIKKQKKKTKKVGSANIRRKADAILKLLSQGCLSEVKIRQTLGDSPDTSKALRLLLKFEEVKRTGAGGRRSPYIYTIA; from the exons ATGGCGCCGTTTCCATGTTCAAGCGAACGCACAGCTGCTTCGGCTTTGCTCCTCCTCACCGTCACACCACCACCACCACAACCTCCCAA GGGCGGTTTTGATGACGGCGGTGAGTCATCGGTGGTGAGATCGGAGCTAGGAAAGAGCGAGATCACTAATTTCGGAGAACAGAGCTTTGTTTCTGGCGACTCCAAATCGTGCTGCACTTCCTTGCTCGCTAGATCCAGTGAGGAGACTCAAGCTCGCACAATCAGGATGATCACTCTTGCTGCTCTTCATCGTGATGTGAAGCTCAGA GCCGTGCAGAAAAACCGCTCCAAGATCCAAACCGGCGTGACATTCAACTCCTGGAGAACTCGCTCCGGCGTGAAGGTGGCCATGACGACGTCGTTTGCCTCCACTTCGTCGGAGTCCTCGTGCCTGTCCACCAGTTCCAGCGCGGCTTACTCTAGCGCGCGAAGCCGTCACTCCTACGAGCCGAAGCTAGCCGGGAGCTGGAGTAGGCTCGCGAGCATTGGTGAGCACACCAGGAAGATCAAGAAGCAGAAGAAGAAAACGAAGAAGGTCGGGTCCGCTAATATCCGACGCAAAGCTGACGCCATCCTGAAGCTGCTCTCTCAAGGCTGCCTCTCCGAAGTCAAGATCCGTCAGACTCTCGGTGACAGTCCCGACACTAGCAAAGCCCTCAGACT GTTGTTGAAATTTGAGGAGGTGAAAAGGACAGGCGCAGGAGGCCGTCGTAGTCCTTATATTTACACG ATAGCTTAA